The following proteins are encoded in a genomic region of Enterocloster clostridioformis:
- a CDS encoding TrmH family RNA methyltransferase: protein MINSTSNKQVKRVVSLRSKAKARREEGMYVVEGLRMCRELNPEDVDALYVTENFAGNRDNRKWMERFRPETVSDAAMNVMADTRTPQGVLAVVRQKRYTMDDIVRPASGVRPLAIMVLETIQDPGNLGTIIRAGEGAGITGIVMNHATADLYNPKVIRSTMGSIYRMPFVYADDLQDACLLMKNKGVRLFAAHLKGMNNYDQEDYTDNVGFLIGNEANGLTEETASLADCLVKIPMEGKVESLNAAVAASVLMFETARQRRSCRQ, encoded by the coding sequence ATGATTAACAGTACATCGAACAAGCAGGTAAAGCGTGTTGTGAGCCTGAGAAGCAAAGCAAAGGCCCGGCGGGAAGAGGGCATGTATGTGGTGGAGGGCCTCAGAATGTGCAGGGAGCTGAACCCGGAGGATGTGGATGCCCTGTATGTTACGGAGAATTTTGCAGGGAACCGGGATAACAGGAAATGGATGGAGCGGTTCCGGCCGGAGACAGTCAGCGATGCGGCCATGAATGTTATGGCAGATACGCGGACGCCCCAGGGAGTGCTGGCCGTGGTGAGGCAGAAGCGCTATACCATGGATGACATTGTGAGACCGGCGTCAGGCGTCAGGCCATTGGCTATCATGGTCCTGGAGACCATTCAGGACCCCGGAAACCTTGGAACCATTATCCGGGCAGGGGAGGGCGCCGGTATCACAGGCATTGTTATGAATCATGCTACGGCAGATTTATATAATCCAAAGGTTATACGCTCTACGATGGGGTCCATATACAGAATGCCCTTTGTGTATGCGGATGATCTGCAGGATGCCTGCCTGCTCATGAAAAATAAGGGTGTGCGTCTTTTTGCGGCCCATCTGAAAGGCATGAATAATTATGACCAGGAGGATTATACTGACAATGTGGGCTTTTTAATTGGAAATGAGGCCAATGGTCTTACGGAGGAAACCGCCTCGCTGGCAGACTGCCTGGTGAAGATTCCCATGGAGGGAAAGGTGGAATCCCTGAACGCGGCGGTTGCTGCTTCCGTTCTTATGTTTGAGACTGCCAGACAGAGAAGAAGCTGCCGGCAGTGA
- a CDS encoding NfeD family protein produces the protein MLSVGWLVSFLIFLGVELAFGCLTSLWFAAGAIGGFAAALAGLPMEAQLAVFVAVSFLTLILIRPVAFMLGRRERAGGHH, from the coding sequence ATGTTATCAGTTGGATGGCTTGTATCATTTTTGATTTTTCTGGGAGTGGAGCTGGCCTTTGGCTGCCTGACGTCCCTGTGGTTTGCCGCAGGGGCCATAGGCGGATTTGCGGCAGCCCTGGCCGGGCTGCCTATGGAGGCGCAGCTGGCAGTGTTTGTGGCCGTATCATTCCTTACGCTTATTCTTATACGTCCTGTGGCATTTATGCTGGGCAGACGGGAAAGGGCAGGTGGACATCATTAA